In Alphaproteobacteria bacterium HT1-32, the sequence TGTCACTACAGACAGCCTGGGTCATTATCCGGCTGACATCCGGTTTGCTGCGCAACCCGCTGGCCTCCAGAACCATGGCATCCGTCGCCTGGGCGCTGGCGGCACTGAACATCATAGGATTGCTGGATCCGACCCTTGCGATGCTGGAAGGGGTCAGTGCGAGTTTTGGTGATTTCCGGATTTCCGCACTTGCCGCCCTCAAGGCGCTGGCGGTTGGTGCCTTCCTGTTATGGGCGGCGCTGGCGGCATCGCGATTTGTTGAACTTCAGATATCACGGTCAGTCTCGCTGACCCCGTCCATTCAGGTGCTGACGTCCAAACTGATCAAGATTGTGCTGATCACGCTGGCAATTGTGGTTGCCCTGTCCGGTGTCGGTATTGATCTGACGGCCTTTGCCGTATTCTCGGGTGCTGTTGGTGTCGGCATCGGGTTTGGCTTGCAGAAGATCATCTCCAACCTGATCAGCGGGGTGATCCTGCTGCTTGACCGCAGTATCAAGCCCGGGGACGTGATCCAGCTGGAAGGTACCTATGGCTGGGTGAATACCTTGTCGGCACGGTATGTGTCGGTGGTGACCCGCGACGGGGTGGAACATCTGATTCCGAACGAGAATCTGATCACCCAGAATGTGATTAACTGGTCTTATTCGTCGCGCAAGGTAAGGCTGCGGGCACCGCTCGGGGTCAGCTATGACACGGACCTGCCACATGCGCTGAAGGTTTGTATGGAGGCTGCGGGCTCTCTCGACCGGGTGCTGAACAACCCGGCACCGAATTGCCTGATTACCGGTTTCGGTGACAGCTCGATTGATCTTGAATTACGCTTCTGGGTGGAAGATCCGGAAGCCGGAGCCGGGAATATCAAGAGTGCGGTTTATCTTGCTGTCTGGGAAGCATTCCGTGAACACGGTATTCAGATCCCGTTCCCGCAGCGCGAG encodes:
- a CDS encoding mechanosensitive ion channel; the encoded protein is MPDIPNLQPYVQSAIEWLLAHVLTVDAGVQLAAVLVTLCLALVLRGQIKAGVARMQTIARGGFVLRRLAALPLSIYVVLVWLILLYLILLVTTAAGGSHRLITIAVSLQTAWVIIRLTSGLLRNPLASRTMASVAWALAALNIIGLLDPTLAMLEGVSASFGDFRISALAALKALAVGAFLLWAALAASRFVELQISRSVSLTPSIQVLTSKLIKIVLITLAIVVALSGVGIDLTAFAVFSGAVGVGIGFGLQKIISNLISGVILLLDRSIKPGDVIQLEGTYGWVNTLSARYVSVVTRDGVEHLIPNENLITQNVINWSYSSRKVRLRAPLGVSYDTDLPHALKVCMEAAGSLDRVLNNPAPNCLITGFGDSSIDLELRFWVEDPEAGAGNIKSAVYLAVWEAFREHGIQIPFPQREVSITNWTETKQSEKTPPPSED